In Bubalus bubalis isolate 160015118507 breed Murrah chromosome 3, NDDB_SH_1, whole genome shotgun sequence, a genomic segment contains:
- the KRT222 gene encoding keratin-like protein KRT222 isoform X2 gives MDKDEEALKAAQAELKEARRQWHHLQVEIESLHAVERGLENSLHASEQHYQMQLQDLEAVIEGLEKELQEVRRGIERQLREHEMLLNTKMRLEQEIATYRRLLEKEEIRYYGSIQGGKKEQKPTTSRVGFVLPSAIINEISFSTKVPQKYEDEKVETVTKQAILNGNIVKESTEAHGTIQTEKVDEVIKEWEGSFFKDNPRLRKKSVSLRFDLHLAATDEGCSQTKQDNLPDIEVRLIMRRSCSIPSIKRPSTTN, from the exons atggacaaagatgaAGAGGCTTTAAAGGCAGCTCAAGCAGAGCTCAAGGAAGCCCGACGCCAGTGGCACCACCTGCAAGTGGAAATTGAATCTCTCCATGCCGTG GAAAGAGGTCTTGAAAACTCCCTACATGCCAGTGAGCAACATTACCAGATGCAGCTGCAAGACCTAGAGGCAGTGATTGAAGGACTAGAAAAAGAGCTACAGGAAGTAAGGCGCGGCATTGAAAGGCAGCTTCGAGAGCATGAAATGCTCCTCAACACCAAGATGAGGCTGGAACAGGAAATCGCAACGTATCGCCGCctcctagaaaaggaagaaatcag ATATTATGGTAGTATCCAAggtgggaaaaaagaacaaaaacctaCCACAAGTAGAGTCGGTTTTGTTTTACCTTCAG ccattataaatgaaatatctttttcaacAAAAGTCCCACAAAAGTATGAGgatgaaaaagtggaaacagtaaccaAACAGGcaatattaaatggaaatattGTGAAAGAAAGCACTGAAGCTCATGGCACTATTca GACAGAGAAAGTGGATGAAGTTATTAAAGAATGGGAAGGCTCTTTCTTTAAAGATAACCCTCGATTAAGGAAAAAATCAGTTTCTCTTCGATTTGATCTTCATTTAGCAGCCACTGATGAAGGGTGTTCACAGACTAAGCAGGATAATCTACCGGATATAGAAGTCAGGCTTATCATGAGAAGATCATGCAGTATCCCTTCTATCAAACGTCCATCAACAACTAATTAA